The proteins below come from a single Gammaproteobacteria bacterium genomic window:
- the lptF gene encoding LPS export ABC transporter permease LptF encodes MLIRSYIYREIFRWMFTITMLLVVMYGGILFAKYLADVAMGALATALIYKMLAFKLIEKLTVLLPVSLYVAVLIALSCMRRDSELMAIFASGLGPSFILGAVLRFALAFALVVGLISFYAGPWARSESLQLRAQAIKESDITGIAAGRFKEFSKGNGVVYVDQVSSDGRVMRDVFLQVRERDKLGILTAKQAQLETDESSGGRFVVFEEGRHYERTPGQLDYKVTDYKRYAMLIESASDVSTAVSTRAIPTSVLWHYDQAKYAAELQSRAAKVLACILLPLLAALLSRMTLGRRQHAVFIIAILIYVLYINLLEISIHMLKRGELPTYIGLWWAHGALVIVIAILYYFPVLRRWWKGVGARRVFASKA; translated from the coding sequence TTGCTTATTCGAAGTTATATCTATCGCGAGATTTTCCGGTGGATGTTTACGATTACTATGCTGCTCGTCGTCATGTACGGCGGCATCCTATTCGCTAAGTATCTGGCAGACGTTGCGATGGGCGCGCTAGCAACTGCTCTCATTTATAAGATGCTCGCCTTTAAATTGATAGAAAAGCTTACCGTGCTGCTTCCCGTGTCGCTGTATGTTGCAGTCCTGATCGCCTTATCGTGTATGCGGCGCGATAGTGAGCTAATGGCGATTTTCGCCTCTGGACTCGGTCCGTCCTTTATTCTCGGGGCGGTGCTCCGCTTCGCCTTGGCATTTGCACTGGTTGTCGGGTTGATTTCATTCTACGCGGGCCCATGGGCAAGGTCGGAGTCCCTGCAACTTCGCGCACAGGCAATAAAGGAGTCTGATATCACGGGGATAGCCGCGGGGCGCTTCAAGGAATTTAGCAAGGGCAATGGCGTCGTTTATGTGGATCAGGTGTCCTCGGATGGCCGAGTCATGAGGGATGTGTTTTTGCAGGTACGTGAACGCGACAAGCTAGGGATTCTCACGGCTAAACAAGCGCAGCTGGAGACGGACGAGAGCAGCGGGGGTCGCTTTGTGGTATTTGAAGAGGGGCGCCACTACGAAAGGACGCCAGGACAACTCGATTATAAGGTGACTGATTATAAACGCTATGCAATGCTCATTGAGAGTGCAAGCGATGTAAGTACGGCTGTCAGCACTCGTGCGATACCAACGAGCGTGCTTTGGCACTATGATCAAGCCAAATATGCCGCTGAACTGCAATCGCGTGCCGCAAAAGTACTGGCCTGTATTTTATTGCCCCTGCTGGCTGCGTTGCTATCTCGTATGACACTCGGTCGTCGCCAGCACGCCGTTTTCATAATTGCAATCCTAATCTATGTTCTTTATATCAATCTGCTGGAGATATCCATTCATATGCTAAAGCGAGGGGAGCTGCCTACCTATATTGGTCTCTGGTGGGCACACGGGGCATTAGTTATCGTGATTGCGATCCTATACTACTTTCCTGTATTAAGGCGCTGGTGGAAAGGCGTTGGCGCGCGGCGGGTTTTCGCCTCAAAAGCATGA
- a CDS encoding RDD family protein, with protein sequence MPTFTTSMQSNTSSNQYVGLARRLAAISYDALLLFSVLFVATLPLLRFTDGEAIPPGSAFYAAYLLLISFLYYGWHWTRDGQTLGMRTWRIRIKQEDGQKVSWRRAALRFLCAIGSCLLLGLGFLWSVWDRDKLAWHDRLSGTVLVSAEPTDAGRHK encoded by the coding sequence GTGCCAACCTTCACCACCTCGATGCAATCGAATACATCATCTAACCAGTATGTCGGGCTGGCGCGGCGCCTAGCGGCGATTTCTTACGACGCCTTGCTGTTATTCTCCGTTTTATTTGTCGCAACGCTCCCCTTACTGCGCTTTACCGATGGTGAAGCAATTCCTCCCGGAAGTGCGTTCTATGCAGCGTATCTGCTGCTCATTAGCTTCCTGTACTACGGATGGCATTGGACCCGGGACGGACAGACACTCGGTATGCGTACGTGGCGAATTCGCATTAAGCAGGAAGACGGTCAGAAAGTATCCTGGCGGCGCGCAGCATTACGCTTCCTCTGCGCAATCGGGTCCTGTCTGCTTCTCGGCTTAGGATTTCTCTGGTCTGTGTGGGATCGCGACAAGCTCGCCTGGCACGATCGCCTTTCTGGCACGGTCCTGGTCAGTGCTGAGCCAACTGACGCTGGTCGTCATAAGTGA
- the lptG gene encoding LPS export ABC transporter permease LptG has product MKILDRYIGLAVVQSTLVILAGLLALSAFFLLIDELRRAGQANYSVLQAVEFTLLSVPQHTYELFPIAAVVGSMVALSILARNGELTIVRGAGVSVAGVLVSVMKAGLVLAALVIVLGEFIAPPAAQYARHLRSVALTEQISLKGKHGYWTRDGQSFINVKTILPGDRLRGIYIYEFDDANRLRATTIAKSAYYSDGQWFLEDLEQTSIGDDGVSKNKIDRAKWESVLTPDMINMVILKPKHLSGWELFDYIRYLKTNAQESVRYEQALWGKITHPIGIGAMVLIAVPIVLASLQGFGMAQRVFIASLIGIAFYIANQLSAHLGVIYNVNLGISVAIPTLIIIAVTLVLMRRA; this is encoded by the coding sequence ATGAAGATCCTGGATCGCTATATTGGCCTGGCCGTGGTCCAGTCCACGCTTGTCATTCTAGCAGGGTTGCTTGCGTTATCTGCCTTCTTTCTATTGATCGATGAATTGAGACGAGCGGGCCAGGCAAACTACAGTGTTTTGCAGGCCGTTGAATTTACCCTCTTGAGTGTGCCCCAACATACCTATGAGCTGTTTCCGATTGCAGCCGTCGTTGGGAGTATGGTTGCGCTCAGCATTCTCGCAAGGAATGGCGAGCTTACTATAGTCCGAGGGGCCGGCGTGTCAGTTGCAGGTGTTCTTGTGTCGGTGATGAAGGCTGGATTGGTGTTGGCTGCACTGGTGATTGTTTTGGGCGAGTTCATCGCACCACCTGCTGCACAATATGCGCGTCATCTTCGTTCAGTGGCGTTGACCGAACAAATCTCATTGAAAGGAAAGCACGGCTATTGGACGCGCGATGGCCAAAGTTTTATTAATGTTAAGACAATCTTGCCAGGAGATAGGCTCAGGGGGATCTATATATATGAATTTGATGATGCGAACCGACTACGGGCAACCACAATTGCCAAGAGTGCGTACTACTCGGATGGACAATGGTTTCTCGAGGATTTGGAACAGACGTCCATTGGTGACGATGGCGTCAGCAAAAATAAAATAGATCGTGCTAAGTGGGAATCAGTGCTTACCCCCGATATGATCAATATGGTTATTCTTAAACCTAAACACCTTTCGGGGTGGGAACTGTTTGACTACATCCGCTACCTAAAAACAAACGCACAAGAGAGCGTTCGTTACGAGCAAGCGCTGTGGGGCAAAATAACGCATCCTATTGGCATTGGCGCGATGGTCCTGATTGCGGTTCCCATTGTGCTCGCCTCCTTGCAGGGGTTTGGGATGGCCCAGCGCGTATTTATCGCATCTCTAATCGGCATCGCCTTTTACATTGCCAATCAGTTGAGCGCACACCTCGGGGTTATATACAACGTTAACCTCGGGATCAGTGTGGCTATCCCGACGTTGATCATTATTGCTGTCACTTTAGTGCTGATGCGACGGGCGTAG
- a CDS encoding DNA polymerase III subunit chi, with the protein MARVDFYVLAHTTAEDRNRYACTLAEKAWHEGHRVYIHASSLAEAEAMDQLLWTFKDIAFLPHELVRGHEEQDVPILVGCGEHAPEAPDLMINLSHPVPAFVSRFSRIIELVDEHGAARERARDRYRFYREQGHTLHNHTIDSGHE; encoded by the coding sequence ATGGCCCGTGTGGATTTCTACGTGCTCGCTCATACCACCGCTGAAGACAGAAATCGCTACGCCTGCACATTGGCAGAAAAAGCGTGGCACGAAGGGCACCGTGTTTACATACACGCCAGTTCGCTTGCAGAAGCCGAGGCGATGGACCAGTTACTATGGACATTTAAGGATATCGCCTTTCTTCCGCATGAATTGGTCCGGGGTCATGAGGAGCAAGACGTGCCCATTCTAGTAGGCTGCGGGGAGCATGCCCCGGAAGCACCCGATTTAATGATCAACCTGTCGCATCCTGTGCCGGCATTTGTCAGTCGATTCTCAAGGATCATCGAGCTGGTGGATGAACACGGCGCGGCCCGCGAACGCGCCCGAGACCGCTACCGCTTTTACCGGGAGCAAGGACATACATTGCATAACCACACCATCGACTCAGGCCATGAGTAA
- a CDS encoding leucyl aminopeptidase: protein MEFTVKSGSPEKQRTACVVAGVFEPRRLSQAAKAIDTASKGFLSNLIRRGDIEGRLGQTLLLHNVPGTLADRVLLVGCGHERDLGNNQFRDITSKTAAQLNETGSMEAVSYLTELNIKGHDIYWKVRQSVEVSRNALYRFDELKSKKNSTRRPLRKIILSVPTRRALPIGDKAVAEGQAIANGVKLTKDLANLPGNICTPTFLAKQAKELQKVHKSIKIKVLDEAEMEQLGMGALLAVSRGSHEPAKLITLEYRGTSKDTKPVVLVGKGVTFDSGGISIKPAAQMDEMKFDMCGAASVLGTLATTAELNLPINVVGVIPATENMPNGNATKPGDIVTSLSGQTIEILNTDAEGRLILCDALTYCERFNPDVVIDIATLTGACVIALGKYATGLLSNHSPLANDLLNAGKTSNDRAWQLPLWEDYHQQLDSPFADIANVGGREAGTITAASFLSRFTKQFHWSHLDIAGTAWTGGKEKGATGRPVPLLAQYLLDRCN, encoded by the coding sequence ATGGAATTCACCGTCAAAAGTGGAAGTCCAGAAAAGCAGCGCACCGCATGTGTTGTTGCGGGTGTGTTTGAACCCAGACGCCTATCGCAAGCCGCGAAAGCAATTGACACTGCCAGCAAGGGCTTCTTATCAAACCTTATAAGGCGAGGCGATATCGAAGGTAGACTTGGGCAGACTCTCCTGTTGCATAACGTGCCGGGGACGCTTGCTGATAGGGTTTTGCTGGTAGGTTGTGGGCATGAGCGCGATCTCGGCAATAACCAGTTTCGCGACATAACATCCAAAACGGCCGCTCAGCTGAATGAAACGGGTTCCATGGAAGCAGTCAGTTATCTAACGGAGCTTAACATAAAAGGCCACGATATCTACTGGAAGGTAAGACAATCGGTTGAAGTGTCTCGAAATGCCCTATATCGGTTTGACGAACTAAAAAGCAAGAAGAATTCCACTCGACGACCTTTGCGAAAGATTATTCTGAGCGTTCCGACTCGGCGTGCCCTTCCCATAGGCGATAAGGCGGTTGCCGAAGGACAGGCTATTGCGAACGGCGTTAAACTCACGAAAGACCTCGCCAACTTACCGGGCAATATCTGTACCCCAACATTCTTGGCCAAGCAGGCTAAAGAACTACAAAAAGTTCACAAGTCAATCAAGATTAAGGTATTGGATGAGGCGGAAATGGAGCAGCTTGGCATGGGGGCATTGCTCGCAGTATCTCGCGGTAGTCACGAGCCTGCCAAACTCATCACACTGGAATACCGCGGTACATCGAAAGATACAAAGCCAGTTGTCCTCGTCGGGAAGGGCGTCACTTTCGATTCTGGAGGGATTTCGATCAAACCCGCGGCACAAATGGACGAGATGAAGTTCGATATGTGTGGCGCAGCGAGCGTGCTTGGAACACTCGCTACTACAGCAGAACTTAACCTGCCAATCAACGTCGTCGGCGTCATTCCGGCGACAGAAAACATGCCAAACGGCAATGCCACAAAACCCGGCGATATCGTCACCAGCCTGTCCGGTCAGACGATTGAAATCCTGAACACTGACGCAGAAGGACGTTTAATTCTCTGTGATGCACTGACCTACTGTGAGCGTTTTAATCCAGACGTAGTTATCGACATCGCCACGCTAACAGGTGCTTGCGTTATCGCGCTAGGTAAATACGCAACTGGCCTTTTAAGTAATCATAGCCCGCTCGCCAATGACCTACTAAATGCCGGAAAAACAAGTAATGACCGAGCCTGGCAACTACCGCTATGGGAGGATTATCATCAACAACTCGATAGTCCCTTTGCCGACATAGCCAACGTCGGTGGACGGGAAGCGGGCACGATTACCGCTGCTAGTTTCTTGTCACGATTTACCAAACAGTTTCATTGGAGCCACCTGGATATTGCTGGGACTGCCTGGACTGGTGGAAAAGAAAAAGGAGCAACTGGCAGACCAGTCCCCCTCCTTGCGCAGTACCTCCTTGACCGTTGCAACTGA